In the genome of Natronorubrum daqingense, the window CCAACGAGCGTGGACGACCACCAGAAGAGAGGCGAACGAAACCACACGTTACGAAACTTTTTTATAGAACCCCAAACAATCCTTCGTCTGACTATGGCACAACAGATGGGCAACCAGCCTCTCATCGTTCTCTCGGAGGATAGCCAGCGGACGTCCGGCAAAGACGCACAGTCGATGAACGTACAGGCCGGCAAGGCCGTTGCCGAGTCCGTCCGGACCACACTCGGTCCGAAAGGAATGGACAAGATGCTCGTCGATTCCTCGGGTAACGTCATCGTCACGAACGACGGTGTCACCCTCCTCTCGGAGATGGAGATCGATCACCCAGCCGCCGACATGATCGTCGAAGTCGCCGAGACGCAGGAGGACGAGGTCGGCGACGGCACCACGAGCGCCGTCGTCATCTCCGGTGAACTCCTCAGCCAAGCCGAGGAACTTCTCGAGCAGGATATCCACGCGACCACGCTCGCACAGGGATACCGTCAGGCCGCCGAGGAAGCCACCGAAGCCCTCGAAGAGATCGCCATCGACGTCGACGAGGACGACACCGAAATCCTCGAGCAGATCGCCGCGACCGCGATGACGGGCAAGGGTGCGGAGAACGCTCGCGACCTCCTCTCGGAACTCGTCGTCGAGGCCGTCCAGTCGGTCGCCGACGGCGACGACATCGACACGGACAACATCAAAGTCGAGAAGGTCGTCGGCAGTTCCATCGACGAGTCCGAACTCGTCGAGGGCGTCATCGTCGACAAGGAGCGCGTCTCGGACAACATGCCGTACTTCGCGGAAGACGCCTCCGTCGCCATCGTCGACGGCGACCTCGAGATCAAAGAGACCGAAATCGACGCCGAAGTCAACGTCACCGACCCCGACCAACTCGAGCAGTTCTTAGAGCAAGAAGAGACCCAACTGCGCGAGATGGCCGAGCAGGTCGCAGACGCCGGTGCCGACGTCGTCTTCGTCGACGGCGGCATCGACGACATGGCCCAGCACTACCTCGCACAGGAGGGCATCATCGCCGTCCGCCGCGTCAAATCCAGCGACCAGAGCCAGCTGGCACGCGCGACCGGCGCGACGCCCGTCACCAGCGTCGACGACCTCAGCGAGGACGACCTCGGCTTCGCCGGTAGCGTCGCCCAGAAGGAGATCGCTGGCGATCAGCGCATCTTCGTCGAGGACGTCGACGACGCCAAGGCCGTCACCCTCATCCTCCGCGGTGGCACCGAGCACGTCATCGACGAGGTCGACCGCGCCATCGAGGATTCGCTGGGCGTCGTCCGCACCACGCTCGAGGACGGCAAAGTCCTCGCCGGCGGCGGTGCCCCAGAGGTCGACCTCTCGCTCGCACTTCGCGACTACGCGGACTCCGTCGGCGGCCGCGAACAGCTCGCCGTCGAAGCCTTCGCGGACGCACTCGAGGTCATCCCACGAACGCTCGCCGAGAACGCTGGCCTCGACCCCATCGACTCGCTGGTCGAACTCCGCGCCGACCACGACGGCGGCGACACCGCCTCCGGTCTCGACGCGTTCACCGGCGACACCATCGACATGGGCGAGGAAGGCGTCTACGAGCCGCTTCGCGTGAAGACCCAGGCCATCGAATCCGCAACCGAAGCCGCAGTCATGTTGCTTCGCATCGACGACGTCATCGCGGCCGGCGACCTCGCCGTCGCTGACGACGACGATGGCGAAGACATGCCACCAGGCGGCGGTGGCATGGGCGGCGGCATGGGCGGTATGGGCGGTGGCATGGGCGGCATGATGTAAGAGCGATTCGGAGCGAACGCAGTGAGCGAGAATCGCTGAAAACGAGCGGGGAACGCAGTGACCCGCGAGCAAAACTAAATTTTGCTCTGCGGGCCGCCTTCGGCGGCCCTCGGCAAAATTTAGTATAAAAGCCTCCTCCCTCCCCGATGGGTCGGTCGTCGGCCCGCGAGCGCCGTACGGCGCTCGCGGTGAACGGCTTCGTTCGGGTTCTCCGAACCGCTCACTCGCCGACAAACGCTGTGGAATGATTTGCAGATCGCTGGATGAGGGAGGTTCATTCATTATCGCTCGAGCACCCGTTCACGACTCGAGTCGGCTCGATACACCTACTTTGCTCCTGCAGATTCGGTGTCGTTCCTTCGTTCTCGTACCGAGTAGCGTCGAATCCAGACTCGAGTCACGTAGTCGGCGAGAATCCTGTTGGACGTGTTACGTGCTGTGTTCGACAAATCAGGACGAATTAAGTAGGTTCCCGCAATATTCGCCACCATGAACACGCTTCTGCTGGATAGCGAGGACGTCGAGGAGTACGCACGCCTCGAGGACGTCATCGACGCCGTCGA includes:
- the thsA gene encoding thermosome subunit alpha — translated: MGNQPLIVLSEDSQRTSGKDAQSMNVQAGKAVAESVRTTLGPKGMDKMLVDSSGNVIVTNDGVTLLSEMEIDHPAADMIVEVAETQEDEVGDGTTSAVVISGELLSQAEELLEQDIHATTLAQGYRQAAEEATEALEEIAIDVDEDDTEILEQIAATAMTGKGAENARDLLSELVVEAVQSVADGDDIDTDNIKVEKVVGSSIDESELVEGVIVDKERVSDNMPYFAEDASVAIVDGDLEIKETEIDAEVNVTDPDQLEQFLEQEETQLREMAEQVADAGADVVFVDGGIDDMAQHYLAQEGIIAVRRVKSSDQSQLARATGATPVTSVDDLSEDDLGFAGSVAQKEIAGDQRIFVEDVDDAKAVTLILRGGTEHVIDEVDRAIEDSLGVVRTTLEDGKVLAGGGAPEVDLSLALRDYADSVGGREQLAVEAFADALEVIPRTLAENAGLDPIDSLVELRADHDGGDTASGLDAFTGDTIDMGEEGVYEPLRVKTQAIESATEAAVMLLRIDDVIAAGDLAVADDDDGEDMPPGGGGMGGGMGGMGGGMGGMM